A genomic window from Euwallacea fornicatus isolate EFF26 chromosome 6, ASM4011564v1, whole genome shotgun sequence includes:
- the LOC136339645 gene encoding uncharacterized protein, producing the protein MNVFVSSFVILGVLAAANAGIIAPTILAAPHQALAYPVASPVVLRAALHAAEGQYLHDNTEKLYDDGSYRPELQVVPLAASPYGLTPAGSGLEGAYVPDINEKLYDDGSYRPELRAVPLAPSPYGLTPAGSGLEGAYVHDISEKLYDDGSYRPGLIHWRNQQIKAMFALLAIALLGSLACTNAGGIGLGLAGSVDSAAVIAGPSGTVSRTGLASVGPIAAPGAIVTGAGLVGPGLISSAVAPGAVLAGHGGLGLGVGLAGPGLAAKVLGLEGSGIEGQWIPDINEKLHDDGSYKPGIYGL; encoded by the exons ATGAACGTGTTCGTCAGT AGCTTTGTTATCTTGGGTGTCCTCGCCGCCGCCAATGCTGGCATAATCGCCCCTACAATTTTGGCCGCCCCACACCAGGCCTTGGCCTACCCGGTGGCGTCTCCTGTTGTCCTTAGAGCCGCACTCCACGCTGCTGAAGGTCAATATCTCCACGATAACACCGAAAAACTGTACGACGACGGTTCCTACAGACCAGAATTGCAAGTCGTTCCGTTGGCCGCTTCCCCCTACGGTCTGACTCCCGCAGGATCTGGACTTGAAGGAGCTTACGTTCCTGACATCAACGAGAAGTTGTACGATGACGGTAGCTACAGACCAGAACTGAGAGCCGTCCCACTGGCCCCATCACCGTACGGGTTGACTCCAGCCGGATCTGGATTGGAAGGTGCCTACGTGCATGACATCAGCGAAAAATTGTATGACGATGGATCTTACAGACCCGGACTTATCCAT TGGAGAAATCAGCAGATTAAAGCCATGTTTGCTCTG ttGGCTATCGCTCTTCTCGGCAGCCTCGCCTGCACCAATGCTGGTGGAATTGGTCTTGGACTGGCCGGAAGCGTTGATAGCGCCGCTGTCATCGCTGGCCCATCCGGAACCGTGAGCAGGACCGGTCTTGCCTCTGTAGGCCCCATCGCCGCTCCCGGTGCCATCGTTACCGGTGCCGGCCTTGTTGGCCCAG GTCTGATCTCTTCTGCTGTTGCCCCCGGTGCTGTACTCGCTGGACACGGTGGTCTCGGTCTTGGTGTCGGCTTGGCCGGTCCAGGATTGGCTGCCAAGGTTTTGGGCTTGGAAGGATCCGGAATTGAAGGACAATGGATTCCCGACATCAACGAGAAATTGCACGATGACGGATCTTACAAACCCGGCATCTACGGTCTGTAG